One segment of Cyprinus carpio isolate SPL01 chromosome B20, ASM1834038v1, whole genome shotgun sequence DNA contains the following:
- the LOC109112871 gene encoding phosphatidate phosphatase LPIN1-like isoform X1, which yields MQGEDERDENETGSDLKLQSGEEAINSSWSWTQTMNYVGQLAGQVFVQVKELYRGLNPATLSGCIDVIVVRQPDGALICSPFHVRFGKMGVLRSREKVVDIEINGEPVDLHMKLGENGEAFFVKETEDDQEVVPSYLATSPIPSDGGLLMGSSGENGIMKKRRKRRRKLRMEDVKREESVEFSEEELFNSEQPDQNRDLMNGGSSTGNKQITIHARSDGEWSPVHSPDVSRPCTPKSDSELLKDQQEDSAMLWSWGELPQAAKPSFLSSKPNVLPACPLSIPVSDNTHFRVIPDTAVHGHDRNRTLHSDGQSNRAACVMSAVEEGGANTGPRPQNKTDSPSKRKDKKSRHLGSDGVYLDDLKDLEPEVAALYFPKSGSNGVHSVTVSPQSMCSSGADSGVDSYDLPSMAISLCGGLTENREITKEHFQQKSVSFQQFADNPSIIDDPNLVVKISSKFYNWSTAAPIMLAMQAFQKPLPKATVERLMKEKMPRNRGRWWFSWRGRTNSTKPDSVSGGSACPAGDQTIKNRRTDESSSSDEDLTAKQTPVPVHTDPAPAGGGVSYQKTLRLSSEQLVSLQLKDGPNDVMFSVTTQYQGTCRCEGTIYLWNWDDKIIISDIDGTITRSDKLGHILPTLGKDWTHQGIASLYHNISQNGYKFLYCSARAIGMADMTRGYLHWVNERGNMLPQGPVLLSPSSLLSALHREVIEKRPEKFKVACLTDIKNLFLPNTEPFYAAFGNRGTDVFSYKEVGVPLNRIFTVNPKGELIQEHAKTNISSYVRLGEVVDHVFPLLKRRGSCDFPCSDTFSQFTFWREQLPLVDGQMANTSR from the exons ATGCAGGGAGAGGATGAGAGGGATGAGAATGAAACTGGAAGTGACCTGAAACTTCAGAGTGGAGAAGAAGCCATCAACTCCAGCTGGTCTTGG ACTCAGACCATGAATTACGTGGGTCAGTTGGCGGGGCAGGTGTTCGTGCAGGTGAAGGAGCTCTACAGAGGTCTGAATCCCGCCACGCTGTCCGGCTGCATCGATGTCATCGTTGTCCGGCAGCCGGATGGAGCTCTGATCTGCTCTCCATTTCATGTTCGCTTCGGAAAGATGGGTGTTCTGAGATCACGAGAGAAAGTG GTGGACATTGAGATCAATGGGGAACCTGTGGATTTACACATGAAGTTGGGCGAGAACGGAGAAGCTTTCTTTGTCAAGGAGACAGAAGACGATCAG GAAGTGGTTCCATCTTACCTGGCCACATCTCCCATTCCTTCCGACGGGGGGCTTCTGATGGGCTCCAGCGGTGAGAATGGAAtaatgaagaagaggaggaagaggagaaggaaGTTAAGAATGGAGGATGTGAAGAGGGAGGAGAGCGTGGAGTTCTCAGAGGAAGAACTGTTCAACAGCGAGCAGCCTGATCAGAACAG AGATCTGATGAATGGAGGTTCATCCACtggaaacaaacaaatcacaattcaTGCTCGTTCAGATGGAGAGTGGAGTCCTGTTCACAG tcctgATGTGTCTCGTCCCTGCACCCCTAAAAGTGACTCTGAGCTGCTTAAAGATCAGCAGGAGGATTCGGCCATGTTGTGGTCCTGGGGGGAGTTACCGCAAGCCGCCAAG CCGTCGTTTCTGTCATCCAAACCAAACGTCCTGCCTGCGTGCCCACTGTCAATCCCGGTCTCTGACAACACACATTTCAGAGTCATCCCTGACACGGCTGTCCACGGCCACGACAGAAACAGGACATTACATTCTGACGGCCAATCAAACAGAGCGGCTTGCGTGATGTCAGCGGTGGAGGAGGGAGGAGCAAATACTGGACCCCGCCCACAAAATAAGACTGATTCTCCTTCTAAAAGAAAAG ATAAGAAAAGCCGCCACCTGGGTTCTGACGGCGTGTATTTGGACGATCTTAAAGATCTGGAGCCAGAAGTGGCAGCACTTTACTTCCCTAAAAG TGGTTCGAACGGCGTTCACAGTGTGACTGTGTCTCCTCAGTCCATGTGCAGCTCGGGAGCCGACAGCGGCGTGGACAGTTACGACCTGCCCTCTATGGCCATCTCTCTGTGTGGAGGACTCACAGAAAACAGAGAGATCACTAAAG AACATTTCCAGCAGAAGTCTGTGTCATTTCAGCAGTTTGCTGATAATCCATCCATCATTGATGACCCTAATCTGGTGGTGAAGATCAGCTCTAA GTTTTATAACTGGAGCACCGCTGCTCCTATTATGTTGGCTATGCAAGCCTTCCAGAAACCATTGCCTaag GCCACCGTAGAGAGACTTATGAAGGAGAAGATGCCCAGAAACCGAGGAAGATGGTGGTTTTCATGGCGAGGAAGAACAAACAGCACCAAACCG GATTCAGTCTCCGGTGGTTCAGCATGCCCTGCAGGAGACCAGACCATCAAGAACAG GCGCACAGACGAATCCTCCTCCAGCGATGAAGACTTAACTGCCAAACAAACCCCTGTCCCTGTTCACACAGACCCTGCCCCTGCAGGAGGGGGCGTGTCCTATCAGAAAACACTCCGCCTCTCTTCAGAACAGCTC GTCAGTCTGCAGCTGAAGGACGGTCCTAATGACGTGATGTTCAGTGTGACGACTCAGTATCAGGGCACGTGTCGCTGCGAGGGAACCATCTACCTGTGGAACTGGGATGataaaatcatcatatcagaCATCGATGGCACAATCACCAG GTCAGATAAGCTGGGGCACATTCTGCCCACTCTGGGTAAAGACTGGACCCATCAGGGCATCGCAAGCCTGTATCACAACATCAGCCA gaaCGGGTATAAGTTTCTGTACTGCTCGGCGAGAGCGATCGGCATGGCTGACATGACACGGGGTTACCTGCACTGGGTCAATGAGAGAGGAAACATGTTACCACAGGGACCCGTTTTACTGAGTCCCAGCAGCCTGCTATCAGCACTGCACAG GGAGGTGATTGAGAAGAGGCCGGAGAAGTTTAAGGTGGCGTGTTTGACAGATATTAAGAATCTGTTCCTCCCAAACACTGAGCCCTTCTACGCAGCGTTTGGGAACAGAGGCACC GACGTGTTCTCCTATAAGGAGGTGGGAGTTCCTTTAAACAGAATCTTCACTGTCAATCCTAAAGGAGAACTGATCCAGGAGCATGCCAAGACCAACATCTCATC GTATGTGCGTCTAGGTGAGGTGGTGGATCACGTCTTCCCGCTCCTGAAGCGCAGAGGTTCCTGTGATTTCCCCTGCAGTGACACCTTCAGCCAGTTCACCTTCTGGAGAGAACAGCTTCCCCTCGTGGACGGACAGATGGCGAACACCAGTCGCTGA
- the LOC109113116 gene encoding dihydroxyacetone phosphate acyltransferase-like gives MEPLSVDGAEADGFFDILEERRRSSDLSHAFRTFNPQPYRGATPIAAATLNRMVLESQYLSYIIQEIMVECDEPREALLEEASALLDEMSQNLQLGFIRLLGFALSKVFKSVFSSIHVNEDGLTRLQQAIQEYPVILMPNHRSYMDFLVLSYIMFTYDLSIPVIAAGIPLMGMKLIGEIFRRSGAFFIRRAIGSDKLYWAVLSEYVRTIVRTGYAPLEFYVEGLRSRTLKSLTPKLGMMHMVLEPFFKGEVFDISLVPISISYERVLEESLLAHELLGVPKPKETTEALLKARTVLKEDYGCMHVCFGNPVSVRDLVKGKINRRQYNLVPRDLPMKPSKETQEFVSGLAHMIIRLQERNVVLSAWNLMAVVLLQNLQGIDLDLLTHKTLGLRRLALRFGAHLRWPKNVSDSEVMSSSVSLHHSVVRCERGRVYLVEEAGPGPVTQEEAVFRRAAAVLMCASYRNQAVHVFTRPAIVAVAMRTAARNRTDDVFHHFKFLLELFSNEFVLIPGQAVQDFEEGCSLLQQSGVIGRSDEEIYVRDNGQETIIFLREILQPFIESYQLVFRYLCEESSQTFREKMFSNSIRSFIVKLFISGEVESYESLSSDLQKNVLSALLSMAAVTKTKVDDQNEIRVNKSAVKRIWDMLRYGWSPQISVNARL, from the exons ATGGAGCCACTG AGTGTGGATGGTGCAGAAGCTGATGGCTTCTTTGACATTCTGGAGGAGAGGAGGCGGAGCAGTGACTTAAGCCACGCCTTCCGGACCTTTAACCCTCAGCCATACCGTGGGGCCACGCCCATTGCAGCTGCCACTCTCAACAGGATGGTGCTTGAATCACAGTACCTGAGCTACATCATACAGGag aTTATGGTTGAATGTGATGAACCGCGTGAGGCGCTTTTAGAAGAGGCATCTGCGCTGCTGGATGAGATGAGTCAAAACCTTCAGCTGGGATTCATTCGTCTGCTGGGCTTCGCACTGAGCAAAGTTTTTAAGAGCGTCTTCAGCTCTATACACGTCAATGAGGATGGACTCACACGG CTCCAGCAAGCCATTCAGGAGTATCCCGTCATCCTGATGCCCAATCACAGGAGTTACATGGACTTCCTGGTTCTGTCTTACATCATGTTCACTTATGACCTCTCTATCCCCGTCATTGCAGCTGGAATTC CTCTGATGGGGATGAAGCTGATTGGTGAGATCTTTCGGCGGTCAGGAGCATTCTTTATCCGTCGTGCCATTGGCTCAGACAAGCTGTACTGGGCGGTTCTGTCTGAGTACGTCAGAACCATTGTGCGG ACAGGTTATGCTCCATTAGAGTTTTACGTTGAAGGATTACGGAGCAGAACGCTGAAATCTCTCACACCAAAACTAG GAATGATGCACATGGTGTTGGAGCCCTTTTTTAAAGGAGAGGTGTTTGACATCAGTCTGGTGCCCATCAGCATCAGTTATGAGCGTGTGTTGGAGGAGTCGCTCCTCGCTCATGAGCTGCTGGGAGTGCCTAAACCAAAAGAGACCACAGAG GCTTTGCTGAAGGCCAGGACTGTGCTGAAGGAGGATTACGGCTGCATGCATGTGTGCTTTGGCAACCCTGTGTCAGTCAGAGACCTGGTGAAGGGAAAAATAAACCGCAGACAGTATAATCTGGTACCCAG AGACCTGCCTATGAAGCCCAGTAAGGAGACGCAGGAGTTTGTATCTGGTCTCGCCCACATGATCATCCGTTTGCAGGAGAGAAATGTGGTACTGAGCGCCTGGAACCTGATGGCCGTGGTTCTCCTTCAGAACCTCCAGGGCATTGATTTGGACCTGCTGACCCATAAAACCCTGGGGCTGAGGAGACTCGCCCTGCGGTTTGGAGCTCATCTCAGATGGCCCA AGAATGTTTCGGATTCTGAGGTGATGTCATCGAGCGTGAGCCTGCATCACTCAGTGGTGCGCTGTGAGAGGGGGCGTGTCTATTTAGTGGAGGAGGCGGGGCCAGGCCCTGTCACTCAAGAGGAGGCTGTGTTCAGACGTGCTGCTGCTGTGCTCATGTGCGCCTCCTACAGGAATCAAGCAGTACATGTATTCACAAGACCAGCTATAGTGGCGGTCGCTATGAGAACAGCTGCAAGAAATAGGACAG ACGACGTCTTTCATCATTTCAAGTTCCTGCTGGAGCTCTTCTCCAATGAGTTTGTTCTTATTCCTGGTCAAGCAGTTCAG GACTTTGAGGAGGGCTGTTCTTTGCTACAGCAGTCTGGTGTAATCGGCCGCTCTGATGAAGAGATCTATGTGAGGGACAATGGCCAGGAAACCATCATCTTCCTCAGAGAGATTCTGCAGCCTTTCATTGAGAGCTACCAG CTGGTGTTCAGGTACCTGTGTGAAGAGAGTTCGCAGACATTCAGAGAGAAGATGTTTTCAAACAGCATCCGCAGTTTCATCGTGAAGCTCTTTATTTCAG GTGAAGTTGAGTCGTATGAGAGTTTATCGTCTGACCTCCAGAAGAACGTTCTCTCAGCTTTGCTCAGCATGGCTGCTGTGACCAAAACTAAAGT tGATGACCAGAATGAGATTAGAGTAAATAAATCTGCAGTGAAGAGAATATGGGACATGCTGA GATACGGATGGAGCCCTCAGATCAGTGTAAACGCCAGACTGTGA
- the LOC109112871 gene encoding phosphatidate phosphatase LPIN1-like isoform X2 — protein sequence MNYVGQLAGQVFVQVKELYRGLNPATLSGCIDVIVVRQPDGALICSPFHVRFGKMGVLRSREKVVDIEINGEPVDLHMKLGENGEAFFVKETEDDQEVVPSYLATSPIPSDGGLLMGSSGENGIMKKRRKRRRKLRMEDVKREESVEFSEEELFNSEQPDQNRDLMNGGSSTGNKQITIHARSDGEWSPVHSPDVSRPCTPKSDSELLKDQQEDSAMLWSWGELPQAAKPSFLSSKPNVLPACPLSIPVSDNTHFRVIPDTAVHGHDRNRTLHSDGQSNRAACVMSAVEEGGANTGPRPQNKTDSPSKRKDKKSRHLGSDGVYLDDLKDLEPEVAALYFPKSGSNGVHSVTVSPQSMCSSGADSGVDSYDLPSMAISLCGGLTENREITKEHFQQKSVSFQQFADNPSIIDDPNLVVKISSKFYNWSTAAPIMLAMQAFQKPLPKATVERLMKEKMPRNRGRWWFSWRGRTNSTKPDSVSGGSACPAGDQTIKNRRTDESSSSDEDLTAKQTPVPVHTDPAPAGGGVSYQKTLRLSSEQLVSLQLKDGPNDVMFSVTTQYQGTCRCEGTIYLWNWDDKIIISDIDGTITRSDKLGHILPTLGKDWTHQGIASLYHNISQNGYKFLYCSARAIGMADMTRGYLHWVNERGNMLPQGPVLLSPSSLLSALHREVIEKRPEKFKVACLTDIKNLFLPNTEPFYAAFGNRGTDVFSYKEVGVPLNRIFTVNPKGELIQEHAKTNISSYVRLGEVVDHVFPLLKRRGSCDFPCSDTFSQFTFWREQLPLVDGQMANTSR from the exons ATGAATTACGTGGGTCAGTTGGCGGGGCAGGTGTTCGTGCAGGTGAAGGAGCTCTACAGAGGTCTGAATCCCGCCACGCTGTCCGGCTGCATCGATGTCATCGTTGTCCGGCAGCCGGATGGAGCTCTGATCTGCTCTCCATTTCATGTTCGCTTCGGAAAGATGGGTGTTCTGAGATCACGAGAGAAAGTG GTGGACATTGAGATCAATGGGGAACCTGTGGATTTACACATGAAGTTGGGCGAGAACGGAGAAGCTTTCTTTGTCAAGGAGACAGAAGACGATCAG GAAGTGGTTCCATCTTACCTGGCCACATCTCCCATTCCTTCCGACGGGGGGCTTCTGATGGGCTCCAGCGGTGAGAATGGAAtaatgaagaagaggaggaagaggagaaggaaGTTAAGAATGGAGGATGTGAAGAGGGAGGAGAGCGTGGAGTTCTCAGAGGAAGAACTGTTCAACAGCGAGCAGCCTGATCAGAACAG AGATCTGATGAATGGAGGTTCATCCACtggaaacaaacaaatcacaattcaTGCTCGTTCAGATGGAGAGTGGAGTCCTGTTCACAG tcctgATGTGTCTCGTCCCTGCACCCCTAAAAGTGACTCTGAGCTGCTTAAAGATCAGCAGGAGGATTCGGCCATGTTGTGGTCCTGGGGGGAGTTACCGCAAGCCGCCAAG CCGTCGTTTCTGTCATCCAAACCAAACGTCCTGCCTGCGTGCCCACTGTCAATCCCGGTCTCTGACAACACACATTTCAGAGTCATCCCTGACACGGCTGTCCACGGCCACGACAGAAACAGGACATTACATTCTGACGGCCAATCAAACAGAGCGGCTTGCGTGATGTCAGCGGTGGAGGAGGGAGGAGCAAATACTGGACCCCGCCCACAAAATAAGACTGATTCTCCTTCTAAAAGAAAAG ATAAGAAAAGCCGCCACCTGGGTTCTGACGGCGTGTATTTGGACGATCTTAAAGATCTGGAGCCAGAAGTGGCAGCACTTTACTTCCCTAAAAG TGGTTCGAACGGCGTTCACAGTGTGACTGTGTCTCCTCAGTCCATGTGCAGCTCGGGAGCCGACAGCGGCGTGGACAGTTACGACCTGCCCTCTATGGCCATCTCTCTGTGTGGAGGACTCACAGAAAACAGAGAGATCACTAAAG AACATTTCCAGCAGAAGTCTGTGTCATTTCAGCAGTTTGCTGATAATCCATCCATCATTGATGACCCTAATCTGGTGGTGAAGATCAGCTCTAA GTTTTATAACTGGAGCACCGCTGCTCCTATTATGTTGGCTATGCAAGCCTTCCAGAAACCATTGCCTaag GCCACCGTAGAGAGACTTATGAAGGAGAAGATGCCCAGAAACCGAGGAAGATGGTGGTTTTCATGGCGAGGAAGAACAAACAGCACCAAACCG GATTCAGTCTCCGGTGGTTCAGCATGCCCTGCAGGAGACCAGACCATCAAGAACAG GCGCACAGACGAATCCTCCTCCAGCGATGAAGACTTAACTGCCAAACAAACCCCTGTCCCTGTTCACACAGACCCTGCCCCTGCAGGAGGGGGCGTGTCCTATCAGAAAACACTCCGCCTCTCTTCAGAACAGCTC GTCAGTCTGCAGCTGAAGGACGGTCCTAATGACGTGATGTTCAGTGTGACGACTCAGTATCAGGGCACGTGTCGCTGCGAGGGAACCATCTACCTGTGGAACTGGGATGataaaatcatcatatcagaCATCGATGGCACAATCACCAG GTCAGATAAGCTGGGGCACATTCTGCCCACTCTGGGTAAAGACTGGACCCATCAGGGCATCGCAAGCCTGTATCACAACATCAGCCA gaaCGGGTATAAGTTTCTGTACTGCTCGGCGAGAGCGATCGGCATGGCTGACATGACACGGGGTTACCTGCACTGGGTCAATGAGAGAGGAAACATGTTACCACAGGGACCCGTTTTACTGAGTCCCAGCAGCCTGCTATCAGCACTGCACAG GGAGGTGATTGAGAAGAGGCCGGAGAAGTTTAAGGTGGCGTGTTTGACAGATATTAAGAATCTGTTCCTCCCAAACACTGAGCCCTTCTACGCAGCGTTTGGGAACAGAGGCACC GACGTGTTCTCCTATAAGGAGGTGGGAGTTCCTTTAAACAGAATCTTCACTGTCAATCCTAAAGGAGAACTGATCCAGGAGCATGCCAAGACCAACATCTCATC GTATGTGCGTCTAGGTGAGGTGGTGGATCACGTCTTCCCGCTCCTGAAGCGCAGAGGTTCCTGTGATTTCCCCTGCAGTGACACCTTCAGCCAGTTCACCTTCTGGAGAGAACAGCTTCCCCTCGTGGACGGACAGATGGCGAACACCAGTCGCTGA